From the Salminus brasiliensis chromosome 15, fSalBra1.hap2, whole genome shotgun sequence genome, the window GCAGACCTCTGCTGGACAGAGCTGGTAAAACCTCTGACCACTCAAACTGCCCTCAAAAGAGGGACGAGCCTGGAGAAAGGTCATCAAAAATAACAGAACAATTCTCTCATTCCTCTTGTGGCAGTTGTGGAGGGGTCACATTGCATCCAGAAttagtaaaatatataaattagaaGCAATACTTTTTTTTGGTTATTCAAGACCAGTCTTGAGAACGCTGTAAAACCTAATAGCCTCTATTATGTGCATATGTCAACTTATGGGACAACGGGGACAAATGTAGAGACAAATGGTGGCAAGTCTGGGACAAAAGCTCTAATCGCAAATTACTTTGAGAGATTACAGACACACCAACAATCAAATTTCATACCACTGGAGAATATGGTTCCAGAAGCCTctgtgcttggacccctaataATTGCCACTACAGCAGTGGTTCTCAGTTCTGGTCCTAGACTACCACCATTTTCACCCTCCTCCTGTTTCCATATGTTAATTAGCTTATAGCTGTATGTAGTGTGGTGGAACTGAGAGAAAATCTAGGACCTGGGTCGAGAACCATTGCACAATCCCATGTTGCACTTTGTCTCCCCCTAGTGGACACTTGATGCCAGGACAAATACTTGCCATTTACTACATCTCATCAAAAGATAAGAGGCAGACAAATGAGAAGTACAATAACTtatacctttttatttttaggaaAAACAATTATATTTATGACAAGGGTCTTACTAAAAACTGATGCAAACAAAATACTGGATGTACACACAAATGGACCACAGACATTCCTCACGAAGCATCCTTAAGTGCACATGGGGAAAGCAATCACACTGCACTTTACAGTGAGGATGGTTGTCTAGATCGATGTGGAAAAAGCAAAATCCAAGGAAAGTCATCTTCTGCTCAACAGCACTCCATGTAGACGTCGAGGTGTGtgtaaaacaagtaaaatacCTTCACTGGAGTTCATCATTTAAAATACACCAGTCTCTGGAAGACGTTCATCCCAAATAATCTTTCATTAGAAGAGGTTAGAAGTGGTGATAATACAGATCCAGAGGAAAAGACTGGTTATCCTTGACTTGTACTGTTTTCAGAAGCCTGGAACAGAAATCAAGACAGATAATAGGAAATGTTAGATCATTAATAAATTAGCATGTgcacttacttttttttttacaaaacttAACATCACATATTTATTAAGCCACTATCTGTAACAGTACTAACAGTAGCATTAGGAACATACTGAATGTATACAATGAATAAGTTATTCTGCTGCACATTCAACTTGTATAATCTGTTAATAGAATGGGAAGCTTGGGAGCAGCTGTACATGAGCCTGTTGATGCTGAAGGTACCCTGACTGTATTATGGGACGTGGCATCTCGGTCACTGCTACTCCAGACTGGAACACTAGCCCTTCTTTAGTTGAGCTGCACGAGAGAGACAGCTCTCGCCAGAACTGTGTAATCTGAGTCATTGTTGTAAAAGTccgtaatattactctaccgcctcagcccacatgcttctttcagtttcagtgacTGTTCCGTATCTCACAGCATGCCCTGATATACGTGGGTACAGTGTCTCCATAAGGAGAGATTTACAGCAGTATATTAGTTTATTAACCTCCACCAATGAGCAAAAAGAAAATAGCATAATGCAGTTTTAAAGTGAAGCTCTCACAgcagtagaggctgttactacaGCAGAGGGGAAAACTCACTGTTAATACTCTCGATTAACAAAGAAATGCTGAATAAgcaagtgtctacaaacttttggacgcataacacaaacacaagACAACTAAGCCTATATATTCTTTCTGGAATTGATCAATTATAGAGAGAAAATGTCAGGTTACCTTAAGTGTGTCTGAGGCTCTGCGTAACTCCTTTATGACTGAGGAGAGGGCTTCTGGGTTGATGCCCTGTTCACACAGACGGACACATATGGACAATGACTCCATATCCAGTCCAGTGTTCAGCAGCCTTGAAATCTCCAGCAGAACTGAAAAACCGACAAAGGAAATCTTATTTTGAAAATCATTCTGAACAGTCAATCGGTCTTCTTAGATTTAACGTTCTAGCCATACTGAGGATTTCTGCAGTGAACTATGAGTTATGTGATTTAATGCGTTTATTTGATCAGTTTTTATAGAATTAGAAAGCTCTCGATCCCTTTTCTAACCCAAGCGGAGCAGTGTGGCTGATTTTGCTATGGTTAATGACATCAcacatatactatattatataatagAAAATAGATGCAGTATTATTGACTGAAAAAGTGACTTGATAAACCATGCTGGGCAAAAACATTAGATAAAGGTCTTGAACAGTAATGAAAATTGTCTGTCGTCGGTATGTTTGTTTTTGCCAGTAAAATTACacaacattaaaataacagatCTAAAAACTTAGAATGTGTTCAGTAACGTTAATAATATGTTGGTTTTAGGAACACAGAAGAATCAGTAATAATTATTGATAAGTAGGTCAGAATAACAAagtttgggtgctgatcttctctgtctgtgaactccagacactatGGGTTCATTCAGTTCTACCAGCAGCTCGCCAGATCTGGGGTGCTGGATAGTAACTAGAACTCCTTGAGGAAAGTTTTTGAAACTCTTATATAAGTATAATGTACCTATAATGTAATGTATCTAAGTATAATGTATTGATTACTTATCCTAATGTTAATGGTTTGTTGCCCAATGTCTATTTAGTGTGTATTTTAGTGTGAAGAAGGTGTTCAGAATATGGCAGAGCAAAATATCCAtccagtagagctgggcaatatgatgatactTTATCGTACCGTAATACATTTTGTCATCATGGTACACAATatgtttttctaagcatatggaggatattGTTAGATCTTAAAGAACACTAATCAACTGTCAAGTCATCAAGTCATcaccaacagtgtaattagactgatttaattagatgaagagcagcagacgTTGAataatcactgtactcagtctGGTAGAgcatctgaatagtagtttttaagagtcTGTCGCCACTGATGTATtgagtctgtgattacatgtatcatgaaaatgtcttttaataacgtgatatagtatttttctTTACCATAATGCCTAGCCCTACTTTTCAGCATCACAATGTGTGTAATATGCAATATTCACATTGCAGAAAGTGCAATGTCAAAGTAGATCAAGCTCTTCAATCTTTTTTTTAGCTGCTTGCTTAATAGAAAATGAAAATCTATTGCTATAAATCatttcaatcaatcaatcacttattgatttatttattgccaCAAATCATTTAGATCAATCTTAGATACACAGAGctcaccccccacccctaaTACCATGCCATGATGCTTAAGGAAAACCCAGCACACATAGCAAGCAAGCCCCCCCAGAGATGTCTGAAGACTTTTGGACAGTCCTgtaactagctaactagctcCATTTCTAATAGCacttagccagctagctaataCAGCTAGATAGCTAACGCAAGCTGCGGATTTCAGACTTAGCCAACACCAGGCATCGTGTCTGGGAAGAGGCAAAGCACAATTTCTCAGCAGCTGAATAAAAACAATAGCAATGAAACTCCACATTCAATTCCActacagttagctagttagctagcaagctagcgGCTAACGTTAGCATTAGCGCCATAGATCTGCCCTTACCGCAGCCCTGGTAGGCAGGTAGCTGGTGCTAGCtcgctaactagctagctagccgcTATTCTTCTACAGAGTGCAAATCTTTACACTTATACACATCTAATAACACCAGCTCGAATCAAAAGAGCAGCTCGGTTTCCTCACCATCCATCGTTTCCCGCACGGCGTTCATGTTCGTACTCGCAGCGCTGGCCATGATGAGCTAGCTAG encodes:
- the mzt1 gene encoding mitotic-spindle organizing protein 1; this translates as MASAASTNMNAVRETMDVLLEISRLLNTGLDMESLSICVRLCEQGINPEALSSVIKELRRASDTLKASENSTSQG